In Phoenix dactylifera cultivar Barhee BC4 chromosome 1, palm_55x_up_171113_PBpolish2nd_filt_p, whole genome shotgun sequence, the genomic stretch GGAGGCAGTTTGGTCCCTTGCGGGGGTAAGGCACCCAGTCCAGATGGCATCCCTCCGGTGTTTTTCCGCAAGTACTGGATGTTAGTCGGGCAGGATGTGATTGAGGCTATCCACCAGTTTTTCAGTACGACGATGATGTCTCTTGATTGGCAgaggatttttgttactttgATCCCCAAGCGACAGGGTCCTACTGAGCCGGGCCACTTCTGCCCTATCAGTTTGTGCACTACTTTGTATAAGGCTACGGCGAAGATTTTAGCAGTGAGATTGAGAGATATATTAACTAGGCTTATCAGTCCAGAGTAGGGAGCCTTTGTTGCTGGGCGGAGTCTATATGTCATGTCTTACTCCTTTGCCCGAGGGCGGTATAGATTTGGAGCTGTTTGTCTGCGCTGTTACCCCTGAGATGGGAGTTAGTGAAGGATTTATTACAATTCTTGAGGGACTCTTCCAGGAGGCCTAGTACAGCTGAGCTGGGGGTAGTGGTTGCCTATCTAGCTTATCATATATGGCTGGATAGGAACGGACGCTTGTTCGAGGGGAGAGGGTTGCTCCCGAGGATTGTGGTGGACAGAGCCGTGACCCAGGTTGCGGAGATCTTTTCTGTGACTCCATCAACTTTATCTGAGTTGGCCAGGGATATATGGGGTACCTTTTCTGTTGTTGCAGCGCCTAGGTATGCTTTTCTCTCCTGGGTACCCCCTGGTTAtcttaaggtgaactttgatggcGGTATGCCAATGGATAGAGCTTCTGGTGGAGCAGGCTTTGTTGTTAGGGACCATTATGGCAGATTGATTGCAGCTGGAGATCAGAGCACACCTGATCTGACTGTTATTGGGGCGGAGCTATGGGCTGCTTGGGAGGGCATCCGGTATGCAAGATGTGTGCTGGGTGCCGACAGATTGTGTATTGAGGGAGACTCTGCCACAGTGATTGACTAGATACGGGGAGTAGATAGGTATGGTGACGGTCATCTGTTGATTCAGAAGATTCTCAGATTGGTCCAGGAGATGTTCGCTGTCCAGATTGGTCATATGTTTCATGAGGTGAACAGAGCTGCGGACTGGGTAGCCTCATACGTGGCACGTCATTCTGGGGACGTCATCTGGACGAGTTTAGGGGGTGTTCCTCACCTGTTGCATTGTTTACTTTCCTTTGATTTGGCTGGATATACTCAAACTTGATTTATTGGATTTGAAATGCCGTTTTGaccgcaaaaaaaaataaaagctttGGATTTTTTAAGCACATGCTGGTCTCGGGCCTGTCATGACTCTTAATCGAGTAGCTAGAAGCCTTTTGAGTAGTAGTGGATTATGGaagtgaaatatattttttttctactaAGTATATGTCATTATTGATTGTttgtttattattataattaattGCCGTTTGTTTTCTAAATTATAGGTTATATCCACAGAAGGAAGGGCGATGTACAATCTTGGCCATTCTGGGTTGACCTTTTGGAGCCCCAACATCAATGTTGTTAGAGATCCAAGATGGGGAAGAGCTCTTGAGACACCGGGGGAGGATCCCTTCATGATTGGCCGCTATGCTATTAACTTCGTAAGAGGTTTGCAGGATGTTGAGCAAACTGAGGGTTATCAAGATTTTAGCTCTAGGCCTCTTAAGGTTTCAGGCTGCTGCAAGCACTTTGCTGCCTATGATCTTGACAAATGGTTCTTCGAAGATCGACATAAGTTTGACGCCAGGGTAATGCTATAGATTTCAAATCTTGATTCATTTCCACCATAATTGTTCTGTTTAGATAATGTCAAAGTTTGTTTTATTTGTTGATTcttctattatatatatgaCTCATTTATATTATAAGTGAATAACATAAAACCGGTCTTTAACTAATTAATTTCTTCGCTATCTATTTTAGTAGCTCCTCtttaattttcttcatttttatatAATCTCAGAAGTGGTCTATTTTCTAGGGTTCAGTTGCCAATGAAGAATTTGTTTTCCTAGAAGTGACAAACTATGAAGAAATTCTAGAAAGAAGAATTAAAGTTTACATGCTCAATCAATATATTGGTCTACTACAACTTACATGCAATCTCAATGATCTTTTTACATAATATATTTGTTTTACTGAATATAGTttgttaatttaaatttatgaactaacagaaaaatatttttcctaatgagcatacTTTTTTATCTAAATCTATATTCTATaggttaatatttatttttgtgaacTCTAACGATATTTCTTGAGTTGTTTTAAGGTGACCGAGCAAGACATGGTAGAGACATTTATGCGACCCTTTGAAGTGTGTGTCAAGGAAGGTGATGTCAGTAGTGTCATGTGCTCCTTCAACAAAATCAATGGCATTCCAGCTTGTGCTGACACCAATCTACTGACTCGAACCTTCCGAGAGGAATATAAGTTTAATGGGTAAGATTTTCCTTTCATATGTTGTGGTGGATTTCCAtcgttttgtttttctttatttgttctTTTATATAATGTCACCATCTTATAATCCTGGTTCTATAGATGCTAATGTATAATATTTTCCAGCTACATTGTTTCTGACTGTGACTCGCTCGATGTCATATATCGTGTAATGAATTGGCTTGGTGACACCCAAGAGGATGCCATTGGCCAAACTTTGAAAGCTGGCAAGTCTTAAGCTTCCTTCTAGTTTctgtttttctctctctcttttttcgttTTTGTTCTCCCTGAAAAGAATTCCTCTCTATCTTTTCTATTTAGCATCAGATAAATGTTCCTAGATTAAGTTCTGTGATGTTGTAGGATTGGATTTGAATTGTGGATGGGGCCAATATAACATCTACCAACACTGGGGGGAGTCAGCAGTGGCTCAAGGAAAAGTGAGGGAGACCGACATTGATAGAGCTTTGACGAACCTTTACATGGTTCTCATGAGGACTGGATTCTTTGACAACATACCGGCTTATGAGAACCTCGGATCGAAAGATATTTGCAGCAACGAGAACATTGAGTTGGCCACCGAGGCTGCAAGGCAAGGAATCGTCCTGCTAAAGAACAATAATacattgcctttggatccaaagAAAATTAAGCTCGCTGCATTGGTCGGCCCTCATGCCAACGCCACCACTCCCATGATTGGAAACTATAATGGTATTTGGTCGAACACATTGTCCAGTTCCTGTAAGCTCTTACAACATTTGTGTTTGATGTAATTCCTTTGCCGATGTAGGTATTCCATGCCGATACACATCTCCATTTGATGCCATTGGAAAGGATGTTAAGGTTGATTACCAGCAAGGATGTGATGTTCTTTGCACGAATGTGGCTGCGTTTCCCCCGGCGGTAGCTTCTGCGAAGAATGCCGACGTCACATTCATTTTCGCAGGGTTGAGTCTCGATGTGGAAGCCGAAGAACGAGATCGGATGGATCTCCTCCTTCCTGGCAATCAAACTGATCTCATCAATAAAGTTGTAGCTGCTTCTAAGGGCCCGGTTGTTTTGGTGATCTTATCAGGTGGTGCTCTTGATATCACCTTCGCTGAGAACAATCCTAAGATTGGTGCCATCCTCTGGGCTGGCTACGCTGGTGAGGAGGGAGGTCAAGCCATTGCCGATATCATCTTTGGACGCTACAATCCTGGTAATCTATCTCCCTCATGATTAAATATTCTTGGATTATTTCCTTCTACTTTCATGTTGGAGATTTAGTCATGACATAGTTCCTGTATATTGCCTAGTTATATCTTAATTTTGATCACTGATTGTACCATTTTAACAGCCGGAAAGCTCCCATTGACGTGGTACAAGAATGACTACGTCGATGCACTCCCCATGAACTCCATGCAGCTGCGACCAGTCGACGAGTTGGGCTACCCCGGTAGAACCTACAAGTTCTTCAACGGCACTGTCCTCTACCCCTTCGGCTATGGCCTCAGCTACACTGCCTTCAACTACGGCGCCATCAACACCACCACGAGCTCCCTCGCCATGAATTTGAGCACCCCGCACTTCTGCAAGCCCCTCACCTACATGACTAACTTCACCGCTCCCCCTTGCCCATCCCTCAACACCCTCGACTACGGGTGCACCGAGGAGATCAGCTTTGATGTTGAGGTGAAGAACACAGGGAACATGGATGGGTACCACACCGCGTTGGTGTACTCGAAGCCTCCGCCGGAGGTCGCCAATGCCCCCATGAAGCAGCTGGTGGCATTCCAGAGGGTGTTCGTCCCTGCGAAGCAGTCAGCTACGTTGAGCTTTTCCTTCAATGCTTGCAAGGCGTTGGCGTTGGTGGAGAAGACGGCCTACGTCGTGTTGCCTGCAGGGAAGCACACCATTGTGGTCGGAGATGGCCCCGATTTGGTTTCTTTCCCAGTAGAAGTTGATCTTCAACTTTGAGCCATTATCGTTGCTGTTAGGGTTTAGCATTTTCGACAGAGACCAGCTATAGCAGGTTCCTAGTGTCATTTTTATTAGGGCTTTAGCTTTTTCTGAGAGCCTATTAGGTTCGTATATCTTAATTTCTTGAAGGAACCTCTTGTTCCTTTAATTGATGATCTTGTATTGACAATTATAATCAGAAGACTATTTATTGTTACATTTCTTCCTTACCAGATAATTACGTGTTTTAAACCAATATTCCATGCAAAGATGCCAAACAAGTAAAAATTATTCTGCTCGCAGAAAAGTGACAATTTTTTAAAAACGATGGATAAGTATGGAAGTTTTGGcttcttcaaattaattttcaCTTTCATTGTGAGACCATTTGTGATGAGGTGACGTGAATATTGTTTTAATGTCTTGGGTTGGTTATTTCTGGGAATGGTTTTCTTGGGCCATTAAGGACAATTATTGGGGTTGTAACCTCTAGGTTACCAAAACTAGACTATAATTGGTAAGGATGGCGCATATAGACTCAAccaaaaaaattaatctaacCAGATCCGATTTATATTACACTTGGTTGAAGGATTTTTTGTTTTGAGTTAGGTACGGATTAAAAATTCTGACTCGGTTTTTAGATGGGTCAGGTATGGATTTTCTGGATCAAAAAAAGTAACGTTTTATTTAAGCCGGGATACTTTAGGTTGAGTTAAATCATGACCAGGGACGAGGATTTTATAAGTGGACAAGGATTGCAGAAGACGTGCTAGGCGATGACTCAAGGATTGAACCTAAGAAATGAGAATAAGATATGAGTCAAATAGTCAAATCAAGTCATGCGAGTTGGCCTATGGATAGAATATTAATAGAAGGATTTCGATGTGTTATTCGGGAAAGGCTGGGTATGGGTCATGGTTTCTTATGTATATTGTTATTCTAGCTTGATCTGACTTGAACCTGACCCAACTTAACCCAATGCCACTCCTAATTCCGCGAGATTTTGGAAGGAAGTGGCTTGTGTGAAATCTGGTACTAAATTTACGATGATTCTGGACACTCAGAAATCCTAGTGTTGCCCTTGCCAAACTTGCGAAGAAACACACGAACATGGGAACTATAAATCACGTCCTTTATGATCCAGTCAGGAAGCTGAACTTGCGACTCAAATTTGTAGAGAGCGTCAGAAGTCACACTACAACTGAAATACCACTACCGTATCCTACCAGCCAGCCTAACAGGCACAGGATTGTGCTCATGAATAAAAACAGACTAGGATTCTCATGCAATTTATCAGAAAGGGGAGAGGATCCAAGCTGTCGTTCCAACAAGTTTTCGATCTTCTGAGAATCTGATGTTTTTGATCTCGCTAGGAATTCCTTACTCCCGCCCGGGTGGCAAGTTGTTGAGATCTAAACAGAAGTCGTTTCACCAAATCGGCTGCTTCAAATTTAAACTCAAAACTAGGTCGCCCTCCCTTTCTCCTATAAAACCCTCGCTGCCTCATTTATCTTCTTCGCTCTTCTTCATTCCTCCATCTCCTCATaccaaagagaaagaagaaaggaaatatGGCACCCTTCCGTCTCTTCTTTCTGCTTTCCGTTGCCACCATTATCTCCCCTTCGCTCTCCCGCTTCCTTCCCCAGAGCGCAACCCCTACCCCAGCCCAAAACCAGTCTCTTGCCGCTGCTCTGCCACCTTCGAAGCTCGGCCCCATAGAGTCCAACGGGAGGAACTACACCAAGGTGTGCGATTCCGCCCGCTTCGCCGACATGGGCCTCGACATGGACGACTTCACGTACTGCGATGGGTCCCTGCCGTATGAGGTGAGGGTGGAGGACCTCATTGGCAGGATGACGCTAGCCGAGAAGGTCGCCCAGCTTGGCGACCGGGCTGATGGAGTCGGCCGGATTGGGCTCGCCAACTATCGCTGGTGGTCGGAGGCTCTGCATGGCGTCTCGGACATCGGCCATGGAACGTACTTTGGTGACGTCGTCCTGGGTGCCACGAGCTTCCCTACCCCAATCCTCACTGCCGCCTCCTTCAATGAGTCTTTGTGGTTGAGGATCGGTCAGGTATGCATAAATTCAAATCATCACATCTGTAAAAGAATCATGATCTATTTTATTCAATTAGTTTAGAATGCATGGAGGACTAATCAAAGTGTTAGATATACGATGTGCATGAGACTTAATACAtcaacttaagatcattcaggtTATTGTTATCTTGGTAGTTTATCATGAGGTTTACGAAAAATATTACAAAATACAAACACTAGCTTTACCTTGAACAACACAGTTTTCTACGCAATGTTGGCGGCAAAGAGGTCCATTAATTGTTACATTCTAGATGCCTGTGGTGCCAATAGCTAGGTGGTATGTGTGTGCTCCGTTACCAAATATATCTCCAAAAGATTAAGCTTTGAaattgttaatatttttatcggCTGGGAATCTTGATTCCAAGTTGCTCTCTTTATTTGTTTTACATTTTCTACTGTAAAACTTTGCCTTCTAATGATTCTTAAGTTCCAAAATAACTTTTAATTTTCGAACTTTAACTGGGCTTGGCTTGCATTGCCTCTGTATGATGCATTTCCGTTTGGTTTCACACCCATGAGTCTAGTTACTCAGTCCAGCGATCTATCTTATTTTTAGCATGTCACGATTAGACCTAGTTTATTATAAGTGCATAACGCAATCTATTTCCTTCCCTCCAGTAGGTTTCTTCAATATCTTGCAGTGTTGTGATAAGTATTACTTGTGCTTTGGCTGTAGGTCACTTCCACGGAAGCAAGGGCTATGTATAATTTAGGCCACAGTGGATTGACCTTCTGGAGTCCAAATATCAATCTCGTCAGAGATCCAAGATGGGGCAGAGCTCTAGAGACACCAGGAGAGGATCCGTTCATGGCTGGCCGCTACTCCGTCAACTTTGTCAGGGGCATGCAGGATGTCGAGGGATCAGAGGTTGCTAAGGACGCGAACTCCAGGCCCCTCAAGACTTCAGCTTGTTGCAAACACTACGCTGCCTATGATGTTGACAATTGGTTCTTCCACGAACGATACTCTTTTGATGCTAGGGTAATGCTTTAGATGATAAACTTTGACTCGCTTCTATTagttttctaattattttacaTATAACATATCATTTATTAAGTGTATATAAACAATATATCGACTGATAGATTCTTAGTTTTGTATtctaacaaaacaaagcttcttaattgGTTTGAAGGTCACCGAGCAAGACATGGTTGAGACCTTCGTTCGCCCCTTTGAAATGTGTGTCAAGGAAGGTGATGCCAGTAGTATCATGTGCTCCTACAATCTCGTCAATGGCATACCAGTGTGCGCGGATGCCAGGCTCTTGTCTCAGACCATCCGTAATGATTGGCAATTTCATGGGTAAGATGAAACCTTCTGTTCTTTCACCACCTTATAATCGCTAGATTAATTCATATATACTGACATATATCTTTCAGATATATTGTCTCCGATTGCGACTCGATTGCGGTAATGGTTGAAAATGTCAAATGGCAAGGTGATACTGCTGAGGATGCCGTCGCTCAAGTGATGAAAGCTGGCAAGTTTTCTAACATCTCATGTAGCTTCTTTTTTTAACATTTGATGAATCAGTGCTAAACTAAATTCCATATGCTACAGGATTGGATTTGGATTGTGGATATCCCAAGGATCCATATTATGAGACCTACACCATGTCGGCAGTGGCCCAAGGGAAAGTCAGGGAATCCGATATTGATAATGCTCTAAAGAACCTGTACATAGTCCTCATGAGGGCTGGTTTCTTCGACGGCTTGCCGGCCTACGAGTCTCTCGGAGAGAAGGATATCTGCACCAATGGGAACATTGAGTTGGCCACTGATGCTGCCAGGCAAGGAATTGTCCTTCTGAAGAACAATCTCACATTGCCTTTGGACGCAAAGAAGCTTGACCTTGTCTCCTTGGTTGGTCCCCATGTCCAAACCACCAAGACTATGATTGGAAATTACGCAGGTACTTTATCAAACACTCTCTACTTCGAATCATTCATCCAAATAAATATGTTTGATGTAATGTTTtcccggttttttttttttttgtttgggtgGATCTAGGCGTACCCTGTCGATACACATCACCTTTTGATGCCATTACCAAGGAGGTTAAAGTTGACTACAAGCAGGGTTGTGCTAATGTGGCTTGCACCTCCCAAGATAGTATTGTCTGGGCTGTCAACTCTGCGAAGACCGCCAATGCCACGATCATCATTGCAGGGTTGGATCTCGGAGTGGAAGCTGAGAGTCTAGACCGGACAAATCTTCTCCTTCCTGGCTTCCAAACTAAGCTCATCAACGATGTTGCAGATGCTTCGAAAGGCCCTGTAGTTTTGGTGATCTTATCCGGTGGAGGTGTTGATGTCTCCTTTGCCCAGAACAATCCTAAGATTGGTGCCATCCTCTGGGCTGGATACCCTGGTGAGGAAGGAGGCAAAGCCATATCTGATGTCATCTTTGGACGCTACAATCCAGGTAATTAACTAGTTGTTGCCCTCAGCTTaatataaagtttaattataatCATTCTTAAA encodes the following:
- the LOC103721604 gene encoding beta-D-xylosidase 4-like, producing MTLAEKVAQLGDKADGVQRIALPKYHWWSEALHGIATTGFGTHFGDIVPGATSFPTPILTAASFNESLWKKVAQVISTEGRAMYNLGHSGLTFWSPNINVVRDPRWGRALETPGEDPFMIGRYAINFVRGLQDVEQTEGYQDFSSRPLKVSGCCKHFAAYDLDKWFFEDRHKFDARVTEQDMVETFMRPFEVCVKEGDVSSVMCSFNKINGIPACADTNLLTRTFREEYKFNGYIVSDCDSLDVIYRVMNWLGDTQEDAIGQTLKAGLDLNCGWGQYNIYQHWGESAVAQGKVRETDIDRALTNLYMVLMRTGFFDNIPAYENLGSKDICSNENIELATEAARQGIVLLKNNNTLPLDPKKIKLAALVGPHANATTPMIGNYNGIPCRYTSPFDAIGKDVKVDYQQGCDVLCTNVAAFPPAVASAKNADVTFIFAGLSLDVEAEERDRMDLLLPGNQTDLINKVVAASKGPVVLVILSGGALDITFAENNPKIGAILWAGYAGEEGGQAIADIIFGRYNPAGKLPLTWYKNDYVDALPMNSMQLRPVDELGYPGRTYKFFNGTVLYPFGYGLSYTAFNYGAINTTTSSLAMNLSTPHFCKPLTYMTNFTAPPCPSLNTLDYGCTEEISFDVEVKNTGNMDGYHTALVYSKPPPEVANAPMKQLVAFQRVFVPAKQSATLSFSFNACKALALVEKTAYVVLPAGKHTIVVGDGPDLVSFPVEVDLQL
- the LOC103721603 gene encoding beta-xylosidase/alpha-L-arabinofuranosidase 2-like, yielding MAPFRLFFLLSVATIISPSLSRFLPQSATPTPAQNQSLAAALPPSKLGPIESNGRNYTKVCDSARFADMGLDMDDFTYCDGSLPYEVRVEDLIGRMTLAEKVAQLGDRADGVGRIGLANYRWWSEALHGVSDIGHGTYFGDVVLGATSFPTPILTAASFNESLWLRIGQVTSTEARAMYNLGHSGLTFWSPNINLVRDPRWGRALETPGEDPFMAGRYSVNFVRGMQDVEGSEVAKDANSRPLKTSACCKHYAAYDVDNWFFHERYSFDARVTEQDMVETFVRPFEMCVKEGDASSIMCSYNLVNGIPVCADARLLSQTIRNDWQFHGYIVSDCDSIAVMVENVKWQGDTAEDAVAQVMKAGLDLDCGYPKDPYYETYTMSAVAQGKVRESDIDNALKNLYIVLMRAGFFDGLPAYESLGEKDICTNGNIELATDAARQGIVLLKNNLTLPLDAKKLDLVSLVGPHVQTTKTMIGNYAGVPCRYTSPFDAITKEVKVDYKQGCANVACTSQDSIVWAVNSAKTANATIIIAGLDLGVEAESLDRTNLLLPGFQTKLINDVADASKGPVVLVILSGGGVDVSFAQNNPKIGAILWAGYPGEEGGKAISDVIFGRYNPGGRLPLTWYKNDYVDILPMTSMQLRPIDQLGYPGRTYKFFNGTVLYPFGYGLSYTTFEYSKLNYETSSITINVNSTDYCKPLSLKPNVTAPPCPAINVVSLPCEEEITFDIEVANTGNMDGSEVVQVYSKPPPEVADAPLKQLVAYQRVFVPAKGRSKVSFSLNACKALALVEKTAYVVVPSGKSTIVIGNGDGEISFPVEVKLQV